One part of the Thermodesulfovibrio sp. 3462-1 genome encodes these proteins:
- a CDS encoding MFS transporter: MNKRSKDLTVVTVLGFASGLPFPLVSGTLQAWLTTQGIDIKTIGILTILTFPYSFKFLWSALFDRFSILRLGRRRGWIIICQILILLGMFLMITLTPTHLLVFSLMAAMVAFFSASQDISIDAYRTEILTPRDRGLGASFAVTAYRIALIVAGGGCLLLADHIGWQTALTIISSLLIFGIITTLWADEPDDIKKPATLKESFIEPLRDLLQREKSFILLLSIVLYKIGDAYASSLSTAFFIRGVGFSLTEVGTVNKIGGLISAIAGSILGGFLLRKISLYKALISFGLLQAASNLMFMALALAGKNFVLFVLTVVIENFTGGMGTTAFLALLMGLCNRSFAATQYALLSSLASFGRVIISPTAGFIVENTGWPAFYFLTFLVAIPGILLIISLKSLFNKN, encoded by the coding sequence ATGAATAAACGCTCAAAGGATCTCACAGTTGTAACAGTTCTTGGATTTGCTTCAGGACTTCCCTTTCCTCTTGTAAGTGGAACACTTCAAGCTTGGCTTACCACTCAGGGAATCGATATAAAAACAATTGGAATTTTGACGATTTTAACATTTCCATATAGTTTTAAGTTTTTATGGTCTGCCTTATTTGACAGATTTAGCATTTTAAGGCTTGGAAGAAGACGTGGCTGGATTATTATTTGCCAGATACTGATTTTATTAGGAATGTTTTTAATGATTACCCTTACTCCGACGCATCTTCTTGTTTTCAGCCTTATGGCAGCAATGGTGGCTTTTTTTTCAGCATCTCAGGACATCTCAATAGATGCTTACAGAACAGAAATCCTTACCCCCAGGGACAGAGGCCTCGGTGCATCATTTGCAGTAACTGCATATAGAATTGCATTAATTGTTGCTGGAGGAGGGTGCCTTTTACTTGCAGACCATATTGGATGGCAGACTGCTTTGACAATAATAAGTTCACTGTTAATTTTTGGAATAATTACAACTCTTTGGGCAGATGAACCAGATGATATAAAAAAACCAGCTACCCTGAAAGAGTCATTTATTGAACCTTTAAGGGATTTATTGCAGAGAGAAAAAAGCTTTATTTTGCTGTTATCCATTGTTCTGTATAAAATTGGCGATGCTTACGCAAGTTCATTAAGTACAGCATTTTTCATAAGAGGGGTAGGATTTTCTCTCACTGAGGTAGGAACAGTTAATAAAATAGGCGGTCTTATTTCAGCAATTGCAGGCTCAATACTTGGTGGTTTTTTACTAAGAAAAATAAGTCTTTACAAAGCATTGATTTCATTTGGACTGCTTCAGGCAGCATCAAATCTTATGTTTATGGCTCTGGCATTAGCAGGCAAAAACTTTGTATTGTTTGTTCTTACAGTAGTGATTGAAAATTTCACAGGTGGGATGGGAACAACAGCATTTTTAGCACTTCTAATGGGCTTGTGCAACCGTAGTTTTGCTGCAACACAGTATGCACTTCTTTCATCACTGGCATCTTTTGGAAGAGTGATTATAAGTCCTACAGCAGGTTTTATTGTTGAAAACACTGGCTGGCCAGCCTTTTATTTTTTGACCTTCCTTGTAGCAATTCCAGGAATTTTATTAATTATCAGTTTAAAGAGTCTGTTTAATAAAAATTGA
- a CDS encoding glycoside hydrolase family 3 N-terminal domain-containing protein — protein MNLIIARLDGEKINYLRYRHYIEKLVKDGIGGFVVFGGDYEEIKNFIQHLQSMALEPLIIASDIERGVGQQIKNATLIPSQMGIRAGFDLKKDMAELKALYSIVIKEALDVGINLALVPVLDVNTEPENPIICTRAFSDNPEVVSQYGRFFIKFFESHGLLTCAKHFPGHGATRIDSHLGLPHIVDNIETHIKPFKEAIKSRVSSIMVGHIVASDIKPASLSEKTINELLKQKLGFKGTVVTDAMNMKALMEYENPHTLAIMAGADIVLHPENPYNAMEEIKTAYKQGLITDIRIKEACRRISKLREKIKRKFPIVNQENVSLIHRAFKKTVTVIKNEIDDLNSRQIVPYLTGAYNEEIKKAFQNYFGSAYDLKEYKPSNAIPLIAAFTNIKAAGKEYLLSENQKTIIRKIISNNKAIVVSFGNPYVLSPFKKAKAILTVYDSHEIAVLAFLDALNEGFKKTGKLPVKIEWIDE, from the coding sequence ATGAATCTAATCATAGCAAGGCTTGACGGTGAAAAAATAAATTATCTCAGATACAGGCATTACATTGAAAAACTTGTCAAAGATGGAATCGGTGGTTTTGTAGTATTTGGAGGGGATTACGAAGAAATAAAAAATTTCATTCAACATCTTCAAAGCATGGCATTAGAGCCATTAATAATTGCCTCTGATATTGAAAGAGGTGTTGGACAGCAAATAAAAAATGCAACCTTGATTCCTTCTCAAATGGGAATCAGAGCAGGATTTGATTTAAAAAAAGACATGGCTGAGCTTAAAGCATTGTATTCAATTGTTATAAAGGAAGCATTGGATGTAGGAATAAATCTTGCACTTGTTCCTGTGCTTGATGTCAATACAGAGCCTGAAAATCCAATAATTTGCACGAGAGCTTTTTCAGATAATCCTGAAGTTGTTTCCCAATATGGCAGATTTTTTATAAAATTTTTTGAATCTCACGGATTATTAACATGCGCAAAACATTTTCCTGGTCATGGAGCAACTCGTATAGATTCTCATCTCGGTCTGCCGCATATTGTAGATAACATTGAAACACATATAAAACCCTTTAAAGAAGCAATTAAATCCCGGGTTTCTTCAATTATGGTTGGACATATAGTTGCTTCTGACATAAAGCCTGCATCACTTTCAGAAAAAACAATTAATGAATTGCTTAAGCAAAAACTCGGATTTAAAGGTACAGTTGTTACAGATGCAATGAATATGAAAGCTTTAATGGAATATGAAAATCCTCATACCCTTGCTATTATGGCAGGAGCAGACATAGTGCTGCATCCTGAAAATCCCTACAATGCTATGGAAGAAATAAAAACAGCTTATAAACAGGGATTGATTACTGACATAAGAATAAAAGAAGCCTGTAGAAGAATTAGCAAATTAAGAGAAAAGATAAAGAGAAAATTTCCGATTGTTAACCAAGAAAACGTTTCTTTAATTCACAGGGCATTTAAAAAAACAGTTACTGTTATAAAAAATGAAATAGATGATTTAAATTCCAGACAAATCGTTCCATACCTTACAGGAGCTTATAATGAGGAAATTAAAAAGGCATTTCAGAATTATTTTGGTTCTGCCTATGATCTCAAGGAATATAAACCATCAAATGCAATACCTTTAATTGCGGCATTCACAAATATCAAAGCAGCAGGAAAGGAATATTTACTAAGTGAAAATCAAAAAACAATAATCAGAAAAATCATATCAAATAATAAAGCGATTGTTGTTTCTTTTGGGAATCCTTATGTTTTAAGTCCTTTTAAAAAGGCAAAAGCAATACTTACTGTTTATGACTCTCATGAAATTGCTGTGCTTGCTTTTCTTGATGCATTAAATGAAGGATTCAAAAAAACAGGCAAACTGCCTGTAAAAATTGAATGGATTGATGAATAA
- a CDS encoding response regulator: MNEQKQTILIVDDNIDTVELLRKRLRAEGYNTEEAYDGEEALKKVYESFPDLIVLDVMMPKMDGYEVCKRLKTDERTSFIPVIMLTAKSDVESKVKGLDIGADDYVPKPFDYRELSARIRSLLARKESSQKAIEEKRTEAVRKLIDSLSHEIRNPIVSIAGFARKVYDSLPPGDPNKPYLMTILQESERLERLLKEILNLKMIAIGFVENVDPKVATEEVLDELGREIEDKMIEVETDFRDVSHVYIDKEHLKIVLRNIIKNAIEAMEKSEKRLLRIFLEQAGNEILIKISDTGKGIPKDLIKKIFDPFFTSKVYGPGLGLTVALTIVQYYRGFISVESEPGKGSTFIIRIPVKRE; encoded by the coding sequence ATGAACGAGCAGAAGCAAACTATTTTAATTGTTGATGACAATATAGATACAGTAGAACTTTTGAGAAAGAGACTAAGGGCAGAAGGTTACAATACAGAAGAAGCCTATGATGGTGAAGAAGCTTTAAAAAAGGTATATGAAAGCTTTCCTGATCTGATAGTTCTTGATGTTATGATGCCAAAGATGGATGGATATGAGGTTTGTAAGCGTCTTAAAACTGATGAAAGAACAAGCTTTATTCCAGTGATTATGCTCACAGCAAAATCAGATGTGGAAAGTAAAGTAAAAGGACTTGACATAGGTGCAGATGATTATGTTCCAAAGCCATTTGATTACAGGGAGCTATCAGCAAGAATCCGTTCTTTACTTGCCAGAAAAGAGAGTTCTCAGAAAGCGATTGAAGAAAAAAGAACAGAAGCAGTAAGAAAACTTATTGACAGTCTTTCCCATGAAATTAGAAATCCTATTGTTAGCATAGCAGGATTTGCGAGAAAAGTTTATGATAGTCTTCCACCGGGGGATCCAAATAAACCCTATCTTATGACAATTCTTCAGGAATCAGAAAGACTTGAAAGGCTTTTAAAAGAAATCTTGAATCTTAAAATGATAGCAATTGGCTTTGTGGAAAATGTTGACCCAAAAGTTGCCACAGAAGAGGTTTTAGATGAACTTGGCAGGGAAATAGAGGATAAAATGATTGAAGTGGAAACAGATTTCAGGGATGTGTCACATGTTTATATAGATAAAGAACATTTAAAGATTGTTCTCCGCAATATAATAAAGAACGCTATAGAAGCAATGGAAAAGTCAGAAAAGCGACTATTAAGGATTTTCCTTGAACAGGCTGGCAATGAGATATTGATAAAGATTTCTGATACAGGTAAAGGAATCCCTAAAGACCTGATCAAGAAAATTTTTGACCCCTTTTTTACATCAAAAGTCTATGGTCCTGGTCTTGGGCTTACAGTTGCACTGACAATTGTTCAGTATTACAGAGGTTTTATTTCAGTTGAAAGCGAACCAGGGAAAGGCAGCACATTTATAATAAGAATACCTGTTAAGAGAGAGTAA
- a CDS encoding response regulator: MKTILVVDDNEDSRELVKKILKKQGFEIIEAVDGEDALAKAIAYRPDLILMDISIPKIDGYEVTRRLKSRIDFKDTPIIAFTAHAMKGDQERALEAGCDGYISKPINVREFPEQIKIYLKEK, translated from the coding sequence GTGAAAACAATTCTTGTTGTTGACGATAATGAAGACTCAAGAGAGCTTGTAAAAAAGATTTTGAAAAAACAAGGCTTTGAGATAATTGAGGCAGTAGATGGCGAAGATGCTTTAGCCAAGGCTATAGCATACAGACCGGACCTTATACTTATGGACATATCAATTCCAAAGATAGATGGTTATGAAGTAACAAGAAGGCTTAAATCAAGAATAGACTTTAAAGACACTCCAATAATAGCTTTTACTGCTCATGCAATGAAAGGTGATCAGGAAAGAGCACTGGAGGCTGGATGTGATGGCTATATTTCAAAACCTATTAATGTTAGAGAGTTTCCCGAGCAAATAAAGATTTACTTGAAGGAAAAATGA